The sequence GCCATCCCAAGAACGACATTCTCGCCGCCGGCTACAGCGACGGCACCGTGCTGATGGTGCGACTGGAGGACGGCGCCGAGATCCTGGTGCGCCGCAACGGCACCCCGCCCGTCTCCGCGCTCGCCTGGAACGCCAAGGGCACGCTGCTGGCCTTCGCTGATGAAAATGGGGATGGCGGCCTGCTGGAGCTTTAATCTGTCATCGTTCCGACCGTATAGGGGGCCATGCGGTTTCTGACCACATTCCAGCTTGCCGACTTCGCGGACACGCTGATCAGCCTGCTCACGGCTTTCGTGCTGGGCACGCTGATCGGCGCCGAGCGGCAGTACCGGCAGCGCACCGCCGGCCTGCGCACCAACGTGCTGGTCGCGGTCGGCGCCGCTGCCTTTGTCGATCTCGCCATGCACCTGACCGGCGCTGACGGAGCGGTGCGGGTGATCTCCTACGTCGTCTCCGGCATCGGCTTCTTAGGGGCCGGCGTCATCATGAAGCAGGGTATGGACGTGCGCGGACTCAACACCGCGGCGACGCTGTGGGCCTCGGCCGCGGTCGGCTCCTGCGCAGGCGCCGACATGGTCGCGCAGGCCGTTGCCCTGACCGTGTTCGTTATCGCCGGCAACACGCTGCTGCGTCCGCTGGTCAACGCCATCAACCGCGTCCCGCTGAACGAGAAGGCGTCGGAAGCGACCTACTATTTCAAGCTTGCGGTCGCCCCCGACGCCTTGCCCGACATGCGCGACCGTCTTGTCGACAAGCTCGAGGCCGCGCAATATCTGGTGGCCGATGTCGAGGTCGCCGAGATCGGCGAGGACAATCTGGAAATCGTCGCAAAGCTGGTCGCAAGCGCGGTCGACCCGAACGAGCTCAACGCGGTGGCGACCGATCTCCAGCACCTCCCGGGCGTGCGCCACGCGACCTGGGAAGTCAGCACGACGGAGTGAGCGCGGCGTTTTGGCGCGCAATAGCGGGTTCCCGCTTTCCCCGATACGGAACCGCAGTCCGGCAATTTCGTTGGTCCCGCAGACAAAGGCGGTGATCGACATGCCCGGCCAAGATGACAAGCGCAGACTGAAGCTCGACCTGACAATCGCCTGTTCGCTGTTCGCTGCAGGCCTCGTGATATCGGTGATGTCGCTCGCCCAAATTCGCGCCGAGAGCCGGACGCAGCTGGCGCAGGCGACGCAGCCGCTGCAAGGCACGCCGTCCGACGAACAGAGCAAAACACCCGCGGAAGCCAAACCCGGAGGCGATCGGCCAACGACGCCGGCCCCGGAGCCCGCGCGCCCCGATCCGCAGACCCAGGGCGCGGCGACCAAGCCGGCATTGCCGCCGGCTCCGGCCGAGAAGATCGCGCCGCCAATCAAGGACAAGTAGCCGCGACGGCCGGCCTATTCTGACGCGACAACTGATGCCGACTTAATGATCTCGCCTCGGCGCGCGCCCCGGTCCGCCGCTAACGCACCGGGTCGTTCGGCAAGAGCGCCGCAAACGCCTGATCGAGCGCGGTATCGGCCTTCGCGAGCTTGTCGCGCTGGGCGGCAAGCCAGAGCTTGTCGGCATCTAGGCGCTGCTGAGCCAGCTTGAGCATGCGTGCAGTCTCCTCCGGCTGCGGACCGCCGACCCCCTTGGTGTGCGCCACGATCCATTCCGGTGACATCACCTCCCTGAATTCGGCCTCGCTCATCGGGAAGGGCCTCGCCGGCATGTTGAATTTGGCAAGCGTCTTGGCGAAGAGGTCAGTCACTTCGCTGAACGGTATGGTCTTGGGCGTGAGATCCAGCGGCCGCGCATAGCTGACCATCTGTGAAGCGAAGCCATGCCCGACGCGGAACGGGATCTGGTGCGCCTGCAACAGTAGCTCGGCGAGGTTCATTGTCGAGGTCCAGTCGCTCTCCAGCTCTTCCTTGGCACGGGCCTTGTTGACCACGATCGCATCGAACACCCGGTCGGTCGCGGTGACCATCTTGATGGCACGCGGGAACAGGCCGATATCCTCGGACTGGGCCTTGGAATCGACCATGCCCGACGTGACGTTGTGAGCGCGGATCGATACCGCCCCCGACAGCCCCACCACATCTGAAGC comes from Bradyrhizobium diazoefficiens and encodes:
- a CDS encoding MgtC/SapB family protein, whose product is MRFLTTFQLADFADTLISLLTAFVLGTLIGAERQYRQRTAGLRTNVLVAVGAAAFVDLAMHLTGADGAVRVISYVVSGIGFLGAGVIMKQGMDVRGLNTAATLWASAAVGSCAGADMVAQAVALTVFVIAGNTLLRPLVNAINRVPLNEKASEATYYFKLAVAPDALPDMRDRLVDKLEAAQYLVADVEVAEIGEDNLEIVAKLVASAVDPNELNAVATDLQHLPGVRHATWEVSTTE